AAGTACTCCAAGAGCTCGCGCGTTCGCGGCAAGGTCGTGAGCCTGACGGACTACGGCGCCTTCCTGGAGCTCGAGGAAGGGGTCGAAGGCCTCATCCACGTCTCGGAGATGTCGTGGACCAAGCGCATCAAGCATCCCTCGAAGGTGCTGGCGGTCGGGGACACGGTGGAGGCTGTCGTCCTGGACGTGGATCAGGAGGGCCGCCGCCTTTCCCTCGGACTCCGGCAGACCGAGCCGAATCCCTGGGACCTCATCGCCGAGAAGTACCACGTGGGGGATCGGATCTCGGGCAAGGTGCGCAACCTGACCGACTTCGGGGCCTTCGTCGAGGTCGAGGAGGGAATCGACGGTCTGGTCCACATCTCCGATCTCTCGTGGACCAAGCGGATGAGGCATCCCTCGGAGCTTCTCAAGAAGGGCGACACCGTCGAGGCGATCATCCTCAAGATCGATTCGGAGAACCAGCGACTCTCCCTCGGCATCAAGCAGCTTTCGCCCAACATCTGGGAGGAGTTCTTCCGGTTGCGCCAGGTGGGCGACATCGTTCCCGGCAAGGTGGTGCGCTTGACGGACTTCGGCGCCTTCCTCGAAGTAGAAGAGGGGATTGAGGGGCTGATCCACGTCTCCGAGATGTCGGAGGACCGCGTGGACCAGCCGAAGGACGTCCTGACCGTGGGCGACATCGTGAAGGCCAAGATCATCAAGATGGACGCCGCCGAGCAGAAGGTCGGACTCTCCATCAAGGCCGTCCTTCAGGATTTGACGCAGGAGGAGCTCCGGGCCTACATGGAGGGCCAGCAGCGCGCTTCGGGGAGCACCCTGGGCGACGCGATGCGTGAGACCGACTTCCTCGAGGAGCGCAACGCCGGACGGGACGAGGAGGAGTAGAGCGTGAGCGACAATCAGCGTTCGGAAGAGGTACCCCGTTCCATGACCAAGGCGGAGCTGGTCGAAGAGGTCGCGCGCGTCTCCGAGCTGACCAAGAAGCACTCCGAGGTGATCGTCGATACGGTCTTCGATTCGATCATCGAAGCGCTGCACAAGGACGAAAAGATCGAGCTGCGCGGCTTCGGAAGTTTTCGCATCCGGCAACGGCGGTCGCGCCAGGGCCGGAACCCTAAGACCGGCGACAAAGTGGACGTGCCGGCAAAGAAGATCCCCTACTTCAAACCGGGCAAAGAGCTCAAGGAGCTCATCAACTCCGACGATTCCAATCCGACCGGTTCCTGACCGCCGGCGCCATGCGCAATCTTTTCACCCCGTGGCGCTATGCCTACCTTTCAGGCGGCCGAAGGATGAAGGGATGCCTCTTCTGCCAGGCCGGGAAGTCCCGCCGCGACCTTTCCCATCTCGTCGTGCATCGCGGCCGGTATCACTACATCATTCTGAACCGCTACCCCTACAATAACGGGCACCTCATGATCGTTCCCTACGCGCACCAGGCCGGGCTGGCCGAGGGGACGTCGGCGCAGCTCCGGGAGATGATGGTCCTCGCGGCCCGCTGCGAGACCATCCTGAAGAAGGTGTATCGATGCAACGGACTGAACCTGGGGATGAACCTGGGGCAGCCGGCGGGCGCCGGGATCGCGGGCCACCTCCATCTGCACGTCGTGCCTCGCTGGAAAGGCGACACCAATTTTCTCACCGTCGTGGGAGGAATCCGCGTAATCCCCGAATCGCTCGAGACCACGCGCTCGAAGTTGTCCGCCCGATTCCGGCCCGCTTCGGAACGCAAGGACCGGTCACCCCGCGCCGTCGGAAGGGCGCGATGAGCCCCCCCCGCCCCGCGACGGGACGCTATCTCGTCGAGACATGGGGCTGCCAGATGAACACCCACGACTCGGAGAAGCTCGCCGGCCTTCTCGAGGAGATGGGATACCTTCCCGCCTCGAGCCCTCATCAGGCCGACGTGATACTCCTGAACACTTGCACGATACGGGAGAAAGCCGAGGAGAAGCTGTTTTCCCGCCTCGGCTCTTTCCGCGAGCTGAAGGCCGAGCGGCCCTCGCTAATCATCGGAGTCTGCGGATGCGTCGCCCAGCAGGAAGGGGAGTCGATCTTCCTTCGCTCCGGCCTCGCGGACCTGGTGATGGGCCCGAGAGCCATCAACTCCCTCCCTTCGATGCTGGAGCAGGTGCGCCGCGATCGCAGCCGTCCCGTCGACCTGGGAAGGCGTGAAGACAGCATCCGGTTCGATGGGCACCGGGCGCGACGGGCCCCGGGACCCCGGGCCTACCTGACGGTGATGGAAGGATGCAACAAGACCTGCACCTACTGCATCGTGCCGACGACGCGCGGGCGGGAGGTGAGCAAGGAGGCCGGTGAGGTGCTCGCGGAAGCCCGCCGCCTCGCCGAGAGCGGCTACGTCGAAATCGAGCTCCTGGGCCAGAACGTGAACGCCTATCGTTCCGGGCTCGTGCACCTCGGCCGTCTGCTTCGGGACCTCCAGCGGCTGGAGGGGGTCCGGCGGCTGCGCTTCACGACTTCCCACCCGGCGCACTTGAGCGGTGAAATAATCGAGGCGATGCGGGATTGTCCGAGCGTCTGCGAGCACCTCCACCTGCCCGTGCAATCGGGTTCGGGAGCCGTGCTGGAGCGCATGCAGCGCGGCTACACACCGCGCCGCTACCGCGAGCGGATCGACAAGCTCCGGGCGCTCGTTCCGGGAATCGCCCTCTCCACGGACATCATCGTGGGATTTCCGGAAGAGACCGAAGAGGAGTTTCGGGAGACCCTTGCCCTCTTGCGAGAGGTGGAGTTCGACCAGGTGTATTCCTTCCTCTACTCGCCGCGGCCCGGCACGGCGGCGGCGGAAACGGCCGATACGCTCCCGCTCGAGGAGAAGAAACGCCGCCTCGCCGAGCTCCAGGCGATGCAACTGGAGATTCAGGCCCGCCGCAACGGGCGCCTCGTAGGAACCGAGGTCGAGGTCCTGATCGACGGGGCCGCGCGCCTGGGAAACGGACGGCTGAAAGGACGGACGCGCACGAATCGCGTCGTCAACTTCGAGGGCCCCGAGGAGATGGTGGGCCGTTTCGCGCGCGTGACGGTCGTTTCAGCGAATCCGAACTCCCTCGAGGGGGCCCTGGCCGAGCCCGCAGGCCTTGACTTGGCCCGGATCGCGGTATATAAGTGAGGCGCATGCCGCCGCGGAGGACGCGATGGAAATCGAGATGAAAATCAAGGGCCTGATGATCGATCCGATCAGCAATATGCCGATCATCATCCTCCGCGATCCGAAGACCAACGCGGTGCTTCCGATCTGGGTCGGGATCTTCGAGGCAAACGCCATCGCACTCCAGATCGAGAAAATCGTGACTCCGCGCCCTATGACCCATGATTTGCTGAAGAACATCCTCTCCGGGATTCACGCTTCGGTGGAGAAAGTGGTGATCACCGAGCTGAAGGAGAACACTTTTTTCGCGCTCGTCTATCTGAAGCAGGGGGAGCGCGTCCTTCCCGTCGATTCCCGTCCTTCCGACGCAATCGCGCTCGCGCTGCGGACCGAGTCGCCGATTTTCGTCGAGAGCGACGTGATCGACAAGGCGAAGAACGCCGATCTCACGAAAGACGCGGGGGAGTCGGAGCGCATCCGGAAATGGCTCGAGAACCTCGATCCCGAAGAGCTTGGAAAGTACGAGATGTAGGGTCGGTCAATACATTCTCAACTTACTGAAAACAAAAGACTTATAGCAATATTTGTTGCCTGGCGCCCTTCGCTCCGTCATAACTGCAGAACCCAACCTCTTGTTCTTCACCCCGGGGAAGACTCCGGATGATCCTGGCCATTGCCAACCAGAAGGGTGGAGTCGGAAAGACCACGACCGCCATCAATCTCGCGGCTGCCCTAGCCCAGAAGAAGCTGAAGACGTTGCTTATGGACCTTGACCCCCAGGGCAACTGCACCTTGTCCTTCGTCGACCCTCAGCAGCTGGGGACCACCGTATACGAGGCCTTGACCGAACCCGAGCTATCGATCAAGGACGCCATTCACCATACCAGCAGTCCCTCCCTGGACATCATTCCGGCTCGCATCACCCTGGCGAAATTCGAAAGCAAGATGGTGGGCGAGCTCGACGGGCATTTCCGCCTCAAGGATCGGCTCAAGTCTCTGGAGAAGCAGTACCAGTACATCGTCATCGATACACCGCCGACGCTCGGCCTCCTGACGGTGAACGCCCTGGTCGCCGCCAGCCATCTCCTCGTGCCGATTCAGTCCTCCTACTTCGCTCTCGAAGGGACCGACGACCTTCTCGAGACTGTCGAAAAAATCAAGGCCCGGCCCAATCCGCACCTTGAGTTCCTTGGCGTCGTGATCACCCTTCACGACAAGAGAACCGTCCTGGGACGGGACATCAAGAATCACATCAAGGAGGTTTTTGGAGCGAAGGTCTTCAAGACCATCATCAGCCGCAGCGTCCGCCTGGAGGAGAGTCCGGCCTACAAGGAGTCGATTTTCTCCTACTCTCCCAACTCCAGCGGCGCTCTCGAATACTATCGACTCTCCGAAGAGGTGATTGGCCGTGTCTAGCACATCCAAAATGAGAGGACTTCCCGAGCAAAAGCGCATGCGTCACGATCATCATTTCGTCGACAGCCTCACGCGCGGAACCCTGACTCCCGTGGGCAGGATGATCGCGATGGAGCAGATCGACACCGTTCCCGAGCAGCCTCGACGGCAAATGGGAAACCTCTCGGAGCTGGTCGCCTCCATCAAAGAGAAAGGGGTTCTCGAGCCGATCCTCGTCCGCAGGGAAGGGGTTCGTTTTCGAATCATCGCCGGCGAGAGGCGCTACCGGGCGGCCCGCGAGGCGGGTCTCACCCAGATCCCTTCCATCGAGATCGACGTCGACGACAAGGGAACTCTGGAGATTTCGCTCATCGAGAATCTCCAGCGGAGAGACCTCAGCCCGATTGAAGAGGCCCACGGAATCAAGCAGCTTTGCGACAAGTTCCTCTACACGCACGAGGAGGTCGCTCGAAAGCTCGGCAAGTCCCGCTCGGCGATCACCGAGATCCTGGGGCTGGCGCAGATCCAGGAGGAGGTGATCGAGTACTGCCAGCGGTACGGAATCAACTCCCGCTCGCACCTCTTGGCGATCGCTCACCAGCCGGACATCGAATCGATGCTCACGCTGGCCGAGCAGATTCGCACCCAGAATCTCACCCGCGACGACGTCCGAAAGCTCCGCAGGCCCGTATCAGACGATGCCCGCCCAGGACGGCCCAAGCATTTCGTTTTCAAATACCGCGCCGACGATCGTCGCTTCGCCTTCAGCCTAAGATTCAGCAAGGCCGAAGTGTCACGCACCGAAATCATCCACACCCTCCGCGAGCTCCTCCAGACACTGGAAAGCCAGAGCGAGTGATCGCTTTGCGCTGACCTCAGAACCGAGCCTGGCCCTACGCATGGACATAACAGATTGGAACCGACCCAATCACTCCAACCATCGCCAGGATCCTCGCCAGCCCAGCCCGATCCCTGATGGCCAGCCTATCCTCTAGAGCAATGTCGGCCCGCCGACAATCCCACGGATCATCCGCGGGGAGTGCCATTGCAGCGACTCGCACAGAATTCCGCGAGCATAGTCGCAGATAGAATTCCCGGCCTCGGGAGCCTGCCAAGCCCGGGTCCAGCCCGTCCGAACGTCGAGCCATCGTCCAATCACAAAAAGCTGCGCGGCTGAGCCGTGGCCGCGATGCGCGCTAGAAAGGATTCCAAAAGAGCCAGGCTTGACCTCTCGATTAGCCGGGGCCAGCTCGACCCGAGACGTTTAGCCTGACTCAGGCATAATTCCCACCAGACAGGACCCACGGACTTATCTTTATCAATTGGACCCGATCGATCGCCCGGTCGCCGGCCATCGAGGACCTCCATCAAAGATAGGGCCGGCGAAGGTCGGCCTGATGCCAGATTAACGCCAAGCAAGAGCAGGGCATCTCCCAAAGGCATCGCGGAAGTGCACACTGCGTCCAGAGGCCCCGGTGGACTCAGTCATCGGTGCAGCTGGCTGACCCGGCAAAGAAATAGACGCCAAGACCAAGACGGCCCCATGGCAGGACACCGCACCGATCGCTGACGAAGATAAGCAGGCGTTAAAAGGCCAAACGATCCAGCAGGCAAAGCCTGGCAGATCCCTGGAATGCCGGAAACGGTCGGAAGTCGGACCGGACAAGGGCCTCACGGCAGGTCCTCGGGCGAATGTCCGATAAGAAATCTTATGTAAACTAATAGGCCACGGGAAGGTCGCTGACGGCCCTCCGGCGAATCCCTCGTCCTTCACCCGTGCGAGCACCATTTCATGCGTGATTCCAAGTGGTTCCATGCCACGGCCTTATCTTGACTTGTCCGGCGCCGCCTCCTAACATGACGGGGACTTCTGAAGGAGCTCCCTTTCTTGTCCCGCATCTTCAAATATGTATTCCGCGCCGTCTTCGGCCCCTCACTGCTGGGGCTGGCCATCTACACCTTCGTCCTGCTGATGAACGCCATTTTCAACGTCGCCGAGATGGCCATCCGGAAGAACCTGCCGATCAGCGCCGTTCTCAAGATACTCGCTCTATCGCTGCCTCAATTCCTCGCCCTGACGATCCCGATGTCGGTCCTCCTTGGAACCTTGATTGGCATCGGGCGCCTTTCTGCCGACAGCGAGATTGTCGCCCTCAGAGCCTGCGGAATCGGATACCGGCGGATCATCGCCCCGGTCTTGGCGCTCGGCTTCCTAGGCTGGCTCGTGTGCAGCGCGCTGGTTCTGTGGGTCGAGCCGAGGGCCAACTTCGTCAGGCACCGGATGGCGGCGCGCCTGATGCTCCGTTCGGACCTTCGCAAGGAGCTGAAGCCCCACGTCTTCCTCGAAGACCTTCCGGGAATGCTCCTTTACGCGGACAACGTCTATCAGGGAGGCAGCAGTCTTGAGCACGTCCTCCTTTACCAGACCGACCCTCAAGGGCGCGACCTGATCACGACGGCTCGCCGGGGACGCCTGGATTACGACTCCTCGACCGGCAACCTGCGGCTTCTCATGGAAGGAGGGCTCACCCACCGCTCCGACCCGACCGACCCGCTCGATTACCAGGTCTATGGGGCGGACCGTCAGATGGTTCTGCGGGAGGCCGACGCAGGCTTCAAGCTGCGCCTTCGCCTACTCAAGGAACCGCAACAGAAGAACTACCGGGAGCAGACCCTTCCCGAGCTCTCCGCGACCTGGCAGAAGGCCGAGGAGATCCAGCACGTGCCGACCCGGGCGAAGATTCGCAGTTCCATCGACGTCATCTACCACGAGCGCTTCGCGCTGCCCGCCGCCTGCATCGTCTTCACCCTGATTGGGTTTCCGCTCGGAATCTACAACCGCCGCGGCGGGAGGTCCTCCGGAATCGTCTTGAGCCTGGCGGTCGTCCTGCTTTACTGGCTGATCCTGACGACGGGCGAGAACCTGGCGACCGAGGCCAGGATCCCCCCCGTCGCGGCCCTTTGGGCCGGCAACGTCCTCTTCAGCCTCGCGGGGATCGCCTTGATCTGGCGGCGCGAGCGCAAGGAGCTCGGGGAAGGCAGGAGGACATGGTGGGGGTTTCTCTCGCGAAGGATCCAGACGGCGCGGGAGCGGCGCCGGGCGCGCCGGGAGGATCGGGCGCGCAGCCGCCTGCTGAGAAAGGCGCCGGCGGCCGCCCCCGAAACGGTTCGCGCCCGCGACCGCTACGTCGGGGGGGCGCTCTTCTCCACCCTGATTGACCGCTACATCTTAAGGAGCTATTTAAAGCTGCTGCTGATCTCAGGCCTCTCCATCTACATTATCTTTCTCGTGGTCGATTTCCGGGAGATGATCGATGACGTGATTCAGCATCAAGTGCCTGGGCAGCTCATCCTGCGCTTTTTCAAGTTCAGGACTCCCTGGGTGATCAATCAGATCCTTCCGGTCGCCTGTCTCGTCTCCACGCTCCTTGCTTTCGGCCTCCTGGCGCGGTTCAACGAGATCACCGCCATGAAGGCGGGAGGCTTGAGCCTCTACCGTGTCTCGCTCCCCGTCGTCGGAACGACGGTTCTCCTGTCGGTGTTCTCCTTCGGGATCGAGGGCTACGTGATGCCGTTCTCGAACCAGCGCGCCAGCCAGATCCGCGACGAAATTCGCGGGCACTCCGCGAGGAGCACCACGCAGCCGCAGCGGCGATGGGTCCTCGGCAAGGACGGCCGCTTCTACAACTACCGGACCTACATCACTCCGGCCGCCCGTTTTCTGTCCCTGTCCGGGTCGGGGGTCTTCCAGGGATTCAGCATCTACCGGCTCGATCCAGAGAGTTTCGCGATCCGCGACAGGATCTACGCGCGCGAGGCGGTCTGGGCCGAGGGAGCCTGGGCGCTTCGGGACGGATGGGAGCGGAAGTTCGATGGCGGCGGGGCGGTCGTCTCGTTCGAGCCTTTCGTCGAGAAAAAAGTGATGCTGCGGGAGGCGCCTTCGCAATTCCTCGAAGAGGTCAAGACACCCGATCAGATGAATTACTGGCAGCTCAGGAAATTCATCAAGGATCTGAAGCGGCGTGGGTATTCGGTGCAGGAGCTTCTCGTCGATCTTTACGAGAAGATAGCCATCCCCTTCGTTTCGCTGGTGATGGTGATCCTCGGGCTGCCATTCGCTTTCCGGACCGGCAAGAAAGGGTCGCTCTACGGCATCGGTCTGAGCATCGGTCTCGTGGTCGTGTACTACGCGACTTTTGCCGTCATGAGCGCCCTCGGGGAAATCGGTTTTCTTCCCCCCTTTCTGGCGGCATGGGCCCCCAACATCCTGTTCGCCGGGGCCGGCACCTACATGATGCTTTCCCTGGTCCGGACCTAGGCTAACGTTCGGGGTGGCCGCCGGGCTTAGGCGACGGTCGTGTTCCGCCGCCGGCCTTCAAGAGGATGACCCGCGCCTGGTAGCGAACCGTCTGGGCCGGATCCTGATCCGCGATCTCCCGCAGGGTCTCCCGGACGGCCTCGCCGCCCCAGGCTCCCAGCGCCAAAACCGACTCCACTCTCACCTGCTCATCGGGGTCGTTGCGCGCCAGCACCGCCAGGGGCGGCAACAGCGCGTCCTGTAACTCCGACTCCTCGGCCTTGTTCCGAATACCCGTGAAGAGGCGGGTCGCGAGCCTCATGGCGGCGATTCGCCGTCCGGGGGCTGGATCCCGCGAGAACCGCAGAATCTGCTGGACCATGTCGCGATCCACCAGGTCGAGCTTGAGCACTTCCTGGAGTCCCGCATCGACCAGGACGGGGTTCGGATTCACCAAGAGGGCCCTGAGCCGCTTGAAGAGCTCCCGGTGATCCTTCAGCGCCGCCAGATCGGCGAACTCGCGCACGGCGTCGCGATAGACGTCTCCCCCTTCCCGAGGGAGCTGGAAGCGTCCGAAGCGCCCGCGGAAAAGAGTGTAGCGGTCCTCCCCTTTGCGTTTTCCTTCAGCGTCGACTTCGGGAATCAGGAACAGGAGCTCGCTTTCTCCGTCGTCGAAGACGATCCGATTCTCCTTCCCAAGGCTCATGTTGAAATCACGGAAGGCGATCTGGAGCCGCGCGCCGGGGATGACGGAGCCTCGGAAAACCTCCCGGACCTGAACCTGGGCCAGCTTCAGCGATCCCGAGATGACGCGGGCGAGAACCACCAGATCGGAACGGGCCGTGAGCTCATAAAGACTGGGCGGGGCCTCCCCTTTCGCCAGCCCCGCCACTTCGGCTCCGAACAGGGCGCCGGGAAGGGGGGCGAGAAGACCCGCGAAAATCGCCGCGAGAAGGAGCCGGCGCTTCATGGGGAGCCCCGGCGAAGATCATCGAGACGCCGGCGAGCCTCGGACTGTCGTGGATCGCGTTCGAGCGAGCTCTGGTAGGCCTCCTCCGCTCCTTTTCGATCCCCCGCCAGGAGAGCAGACTCCCCCAGGAGGTTCCAAAGCTCCAACCTGTCCCCGGAAAGGCGGACCCCTTCCTGGCATACCTGCTCCGCTTCCCGGCCGCGTCCCAGCGCGATCAGCCGGCGCGCCAGATTGACTCGCGCGTCGGCGTATCGCGGCTGGATCTGCAGCGCTTTCCGATACTCGCGGATCTCCCCCTCCCAGTCACCCTTTCGAGCCAGAACCGAGGCGATCCCGTTGTGAGGCTCCGCGTAATCGCTGCGCAGCGCCAGCGCCTTGCGAAACTCCGACTCCGCCTCGGCCCAACGCTCCCGGCGGAACAGGTAGTTTCCTTGGTTGTTGTGGATCATCGGATCATCCGGCAATCTCGCGAGGGCTTGCCGGAGCATCTCTCCGGCCGTTTCCCAATCCTCGCGATCCATCGCCAAGAGCGCCAGGTTGTTGTAGGAGCCCGCGAAGTTGGGGTCGACTTCGAGCGCCTTCCGGAACTGCGCCGCCGCTTCTTCGGGCTTCCCGTCCTCCTTCAAGAGAACTCCGAGATTATTGTAG
This Candidatus Polarisedimenticolia bacterium DNA region includes the following protein-coding sequences:
- a CDS encoding ParA family protein, whose product is MILAIANQKGGVGKTTTAINLAAALAQKKLKTLLMDLDPQGNCTLSFVDPQQLGTTVYEALTEPELSIKDAIHHTSSPSLDIIPARITLAKFESKMVGELDGHFRLKDRLKSLEKQYQYIVIDTPPTLGLLTVNALVAASHLLVPIQSSYFALEGTDDLLETVEKIKARPNPHLEFLGVVITLHDKRTVLGRDIKNHIKEVFGAKVFKTIISRSVRLEESPAYKESIFSYSPNSSGALEYYRLSEEVIGRV
- a CDS encoding S1 RNA-binding domain-containing protein, with protein sequence KYSKSSRVRGKVVSLTDYGAFLELEEGVEGLIHVSEMSWTKRIKHPSKVLAVGDTVEAVVLDVDQEGRRLSLGLRQTEPNPWDLIAEKYHVGDRISGKVRNLTDFGAFVEVEEGIDGLVHISDLSWTKRMRHPSELLKKGDTVEAIILKIDSENQRLSLGIKQLSPNIWEEFFRLRQVGDIVPGKVVRLTDFGAFLEVEEGIEGLIHVSEMSEDRVDQPKDVLTVGDIVKAKIIKMDAAEQKVGLSIKAVLQDLTQEELRAYMEGQQRASGSTLGDAMRETDFLEERNAGRDEEE
- the miaB gene encoding tRNA (N6-isopentenyl adenosine(37)-C2)-methylthiotransferase MiaB → MSPPRPATGRYLVETWGCQMNTHDSEKLAGLLEEMGYLPASSPHQADVILLNTCTIREKAEEKLFSRLGSFRELKAERPSLIIGVCGCVAQQEGESIFLRSGLADLVMGPRAINSLPSMLEQVRRDRSRPVDLGRREDSIRFDGHRARRAPGPRAYLTVMEGCNKTCTYCIVPTTRGREVSKEAGEVLAEARRLAESGYVEIELLGQNVNAYRSGLVHLGRLLRDLQRLEGVRRLRFTTSHPAHLSGEIIEAMRDCPSVCEHLHLPVQSGSGAVLERMQRGYTPRRYRERIDKLRALVPGIALSTDIIVGFPEETEEEFRETLALLREVEFDQVYSFLYSPRPGTAAAETADTLPLEEKKRRLAELQAMQLEIQARRNGRLVGTEVEVLIDGAARLGNGRLKGRTRTNRVVNFEGPEEMVGRFARVTVVSANPNSLEGALAEPAGLDLARIAVYK
- a CDS encoding HEAT repeat domain-containing protein, whose translation is MKRRLLLAAIFAGLLAPLPGALFGAEVAGLAKGEAPPSLYELTARSDLVVLARVISGSLKLAQVQVREVFRGSVIPGARLQIAFRDFNMSLGKENRIVFDDGESELLFLIPEVDAEGKRKGEDRYTLFRGRFGRFQLPREGGDVYRDAVREFADLAALKDHRELFKRLRALLVNPNPVLVDAGLQEVLKLDLVDRDMVQQILRFSRDPAPGRRIAAMRLATRLFTGIRNKAEESELQDALLPPLAVLARNDPDEQVRVESVLALGAWGGEAVRETLREIADQDPAQTVRYQARVILLKAGGGTRPSPKPGGHPER
- a CDS encoding bifunctional nuclease family protein, encoding MEIEMKIKGLMIDPISNMPIIILRDPKTNAVLPIWVGIFEANAIALQIEKIVTPRPMTHDLLKNILSGIHASVEKVVITELKENTFFALVYLKQGERVLPVDSRPSDAIALALRTESPIFVESDVIDKAKNADLTKDAGESERIRKWLENLDPEELGKYEM
- a CDS encoding HIT domain-containing protein; the protein is MKGCLFCQAGKSRRDLSHLVVHRGRYHYIILNRYPYNNGHLMIVPYAHQAGLAEGTSAQLREMMVLAARCETILKKVYRCNGLNLGMNLGQPAGAGIAGHLHLHVVPRWKGDTNFLTVVGGIRVIPESLETTRSKLSARFRPASERKDRSPRAVGRAR
- a CDS encoding integration host factor subunit beta, with the translated sequence MTKAELVEEVARVSELTKKHSEVIVDTVFDSIIEALHKDEKIELRGFGSFRIRQRRSRQGRNPKTGDKVDVPAKKIPYFKPGKELKELINSDDSNPTGS
- a CDS encoding ParB/RepB/Spo0J family partition protein, with product MRHDHHFVDSLTRGTLTPVGRMIAMEQIDTVPEQPRRQMGNLSELVASIKEKGVLEPILVRREGVRFRIIAGERRYRAAREAGLTQIPSIEIDVDDKGTLEISLIENLQRRDLSPIEEAHGIKQLCDKFLYTHEEVARKLGKSRSAITEILGLAQIQEEVIEYCQRYGINSRSHLLAIAHQPDIESMLTLAEQIRTQNLTRDDVRKLRRPVSDDARPGRPKHFVFKYRADDRRFAFSLRFSKAEVSRTEIIHTLRELLQTLESQSE
- the lptG gene encoding LPS export ABC transporter permease LptG; protein product: MSRIFKYVFRAVFGPSLLGLAIYTFVLLMNAIFNVAEMAIRKNLPISAVLKILALSLPQFLALTIPMSVLLGTLIGIGRLSADSEIVALRACGIGYRRIIAPVLALGFLGWLVCSALVLWVEPRANFVRHRMAARLMLRSDLRKELKPHVFLEDLPGMLLYADNVYQGGSSLEHVLLYQTDPQGRDLITTARRGRLDYDSSTGNLRLLMEGGLTHRSDPTDPLDYQVYGADRQMVLREADAGFKLRLRLLKEPQQKNYREQTLPELSATWQKAEEIQHVPTRAKIRSSIDVIYHERFALPAACIVFTLIGFPLGIYNRRGGRSSGIVLSLAVVLLYWLILTTGENLATEARIPPVAALWAGNVLFSLAGIALIWRRERKELGEGRRTWWGFLSRRIQTARERRRARREDRARSRLLRKAPAAAPETVRARDRYVGGALFSTLIDRYILRSYLKLLLISGLSIYIIFLVVDFREMIDDVIQHQVPGQLILRFFKFRTPWVINQILPVACLVSTLLAFGLLARFNEITAMKAGGLSLYRVSLPVVGTTVLLSVFSFGIEGYVMPFSNQRASQIRDEIRGHSARSTTQPQRRWVLGKDGRFYNYRTYITPAARFLSLSGSGVFQGFSIYRLDPESFAIRDRIYAREAVWAEGAWALRDGWERKFDGGGAVVSFEPFVEKKVMLREAPSQFLEEVKTPDQMNYWQLRKFIKDLKRRGYSVQELLVDLYEKIAIPFVSLVMVILGLPFAFRTGKKGSLYGIGLSIGLVVVYYATFAVMSALGEIGFLPPFLAAWAPNILFAGAGTYMMLSLVRT